One Perca flavescens isolate YP-PL-M2 chromosome 14, PFLA_1.0, whole genome shotgun sequence genomic window carries:
- the LOC114567670 gene encoding gastrula zinc finger protein XlCGF49.1-like → KETREPQSALNSLKHDSRRKKTFSCSECGKRFSTRRNLNRHMRTHTGEKPFSCSECGRRFGHKQHLKRHMITHTGEKPFSCSVCKNTFTQSGSLRKHMVTHTGEKSFSCSECGRRFGQRGHLKRHLITHTGEKAFSCPVCKKSLANRGSVKAHMRIHTGEEPFSCSECGKRFSQKSNLKTHMRTHTGEKPFSCSVCKKSFRRSGHLKYHMKQHTREEPSTSCVGDIRTQ, encoded by the coding sequence aaggagaccagagaacctcagtcagctttaaactctctgaaacatgattcaagacgtaagaaaacattcagctgctccGAGTGTGGGAAAAGATTTAGCACCAGGAGAAATCTAAATagacacatgagaactcacacaggagaaaaacctttcagctgctctgagtgtgggagaAGATTTGGCCACAAGCAACatctgaagagacacatgataactcacacaggagaaaaacctttcagctgctcagtgtgTAAGAACACTTTTACCCAGAGTGGAAGTTTAAGGAAGCACATGgtaactcacacaggagagaaatctttcagctgctctgagtgtgggagaAGATTTGGCCAAAGGGGACATCTGAAGAGACACTTGATAACTCATACAGGAGAAAAAGCTTTCAGCTGCCCAGTCTGTAAGAAATCCTTGGCGAATAGGGGAAGTGTAAAggcacacatgagaatccacacaggggaggaaccatttagctgctctgagtgtggaaAACGATTTAGTCAAAAGTCAAATCTGAAGACTCACATGAGAACTcatacaggagaaaaacctttcagctgctcagtctgtaagaaatcttttagaCGGAGTGGCCATTTAAAATATCACATGAAACAACACACAAGAGAGGAACCATCTACTTCCTGTGTTGGTGACATCAGAACGCAGTAG